Proteins found in one Lycium ferocissimum isolate CSIRO_LF1 chromosome 6, AGI_CSIRO_Lferr_CH_V1, whole genome shotgun sequence genomic segment:
- the LOC132059837 gene encoding probable inactive purple acid phosphatase 2 produces MNMISFLTFFFLILNFFSLSLSSLISISVTPKTLSKSGDLITIKWTNIPSPSKLDFLAIYSPPNSTHNNFIGYIFLSTRPEWESGSGSISIPLVNLRSEYHFRIFKWTETEVDPELMDEDHNPLPQTKHLLAESEVVGFEPGRGPEQVHLSLTGRENEMRVMFVTSDGEESYVRYGSGRVELGRVVGTRVGRYEKEDMCDGPANSSVGWRDPGYVHDGVMVNLEKGKKYYYQVGSDSGGWSPVYSFVSQNGDWGETFAFLFGDMGTATPYNTFLRTQDESISTIKWISRDIEALGNKPALISHIGDISYARGYSWLWDTFFSQIEPVASRVPYHVCIGNHEYDWPLQPWKPDWSSYGTDGGGECGVPYSYKFRMPGNSSEPTGMRAPATRNLYYSFDSGPVHFVYMSTETNFLPGSKQYDFLKHDLESVDRVKTPFVVFQGHRPMYTTSSGKKDVPLRKRMVHYLEPLLVKNNVNLVLWGHVHRYERFCPLNNFTCGSSGLNGEERRAFPVQVVIGMGGQDWQPIWEPRVDHPSDPIYPQPLQSLYRGGEFGYMRMHATKEKLTLSYVGNHDGEVHDMLEILASGQVLSGGIYDGPAAAEEMESMLSWYVKVGSVLMLGAFIGYIVGFVSHARKNAAGKGWRRIKTEEI; encoded by the exons ATGAATATGATCTCTTTTCTCACCTTCTTCTTTCTCATTTTGAACTTCTTTTCATTATCATTGTCATCTTTAATTTCCATTTCAGTAACCCCAAAAACCTTATCAAAATCAGGTGATCTCATCACAATTAAATGGACTAATATACCCTCACCTTCTAAACTCGATTTCTTAGCAATTTACTCACCACCCAACTCAACCCACAACAATTTCATTGGTTACATTTTCCTTTCAACCCGACCCGAATGGGAATCCGGGTCAGGTTCCATTTCCATCCCATTAGTCAACTTACGATCCGAATATCACTTCCGGATCTTTAAATGGACTGAAACCGAAGTCGACCCGGAATTAATGGATGAAGACCACAACCCATTACCTCAGACAAAACATCTCTTAGCAGAGTCCGAGGTTGTCGGGTTTGAACCGGGTCGGGGACCCGAACAGGTTCATTTGAGTCTTACGGGTCGGGAAAATGAGATGAGGGTTATGTTTGTGACGAGTGATGGAGAGGAGAGTTATGTGAGGTATGGGTCGGGTCGGGTTGAGTTGGGTCGGGTTGTGGGGACACGGGTTGGGAGGTATGAGAAGGAAGATATGTGTGATGGTCCAGCTAATAGTAGTGTTGGTTGGAGAGATCCTGGGTATGTACATGATGGTGTTATGGTTAATTtggaaaaggggaagaagtatTATTATCAG GTTGGCAGTGATTCGGGGGGCTGGAGCCCCGTTTACAGCTTTGTGTCACAAAATGGAGACTGGGGTGAAACATTTGCTTTCTTGTTTGGAGACATGGGGACTGCTACACCATACAATACATTTCTTCGTACACAGGACGAAAGTATATCAACCATTAAGTGGATTAGCCGTGATATTGAAGCTCTTGGTAATAAGCCCGCCCTTATCTCACATATTGGAGATATCAGCTATGCAAGAGGATACTCTTGGTTGTGGGACACCTTTTTTTCTCAGATAGAACCTGTTGCATCCAGAGTTCCATACCATGTATGCATCGGAAACCATGAATATGATTGGCCACTTCAACCTTGGAAGCCTGATTGGTCAAGCTATGGGACAGACGGGGGAGGTGAATGTGGTGTACCGTACAGTTATAAGTTCCGTATGCCAGGAAACTCTTCAGAGCCGACGGGAATGCGTGCTCCTGCAACTCGGAATCTTTATTACTCATTTGATTCTGGGCCTGTTCACTTTGTCTATATGTCAACTGAAACCAATTTCCTTCCAGGTAGTAAACAGTATGACTTTTTAAAGCATGACTTGGAATCAGTTGATCGAGTAAAAACTCCGTTTGTCGTCTTTCAGGGGCACAGACCAATGTACACGACCAGTAGTGGAAAAAAAGATGTCCCTTTGAGGAAGAGAATGGTACATTATTTGGAACCTCTTCTTGTGAAGAACAATGTGAATCTTGTATTGTGGGGGCATGTACATAGGTATGAGAGATTTTGCCCTTTGAATAACTTCACGTGTGGAAGCTCGGGCTTGAATGGGGAGGAGCGGAGGGCTTTTCCTGTGCAAGTTGTGATTGGGATGGGTGGACAGGACTGGCAGCCTATATGGGAGCCAAGAGTAGACCACCCTAGTGATCCTATTTACCCACAGCCTCTTCAATCTCTGTACCGCGGGGGTGAATTTGGATACATGAGAATGCATGCCACAAAGGAAAAGCTTACACTTTCTTATGTAGGAAACCATGACGGGGAGGTGCATGATATGTTGGAGATCCTAGCTTCAGGACAAGTTCTAAGTGGTGGTATATATGATGGTCCTGCGGCCGCAGAAGAGATGGAGTCTATGCTTTCATGGTATGTAAAGGTTGGAAGTGTGCTAATGCTTGGAGCTTTTATCGGTTACATAGTGGGATTCGTATCTCATGCCCGGAAAAATGCTGCTGGTAAAGGCTGGAGACGTATAAAAACTGAGGAAATATGA